From one Streptomyces sp. CA-210063 genomic stretch:
- a CDS encoding relaxase/mobilization nuclease domain-containing protein yields MIPSIHRQGSSTLGLLHYLYGKGTHEEHVDPHLVASFDHLAPDPGRDPSATKKDLAHLLDQPLHLLDADQRPKQHVWHCSVRAAPDDPILTDDQWADIARRIVAATGIDPGDGAGCRWAAVRHADDHIHIIATLVREDGLRPDHHRSGKRAQAEARLIEADYDLHRVAPGDGTAAKRTTSAERHKADRLGWDRAAREELRETVRRAVAGAASTDEFLERLKDAGLLVRTRVLPSGDVKGYKVALPGDRNGDKEPIYYAGSTLAPDLSLPRIQARFTTDSTPLGIADSERPERSTASSAPAAARRTTAHAAWAAVLVLDHSSDEGAVAAQIAATGEVLDALAKTSALHTRDELRQAAWEFERASRSHTRAEFRHAQDLRRAARDLVYSGPAFGRGEDGASTAMVLDTLVFLAIAAAHWHAQRQHAQQAEAARRTAAHLRAAYQQAATEPLSVLRERGRYIAPPLRRHHATTVRAALPDLAETILAETGWDALAATLADAERTGHNPRALLAEAAADRELDTADSVSDVLVWRLRRTADLPLYAPPQEATQADRPNDHMPAAQTMPISPTSRTRRR; encoded by the coding sequence TTGATCCCCAGCATCCACCGGCAGGGCAGCAGCACCCTCGGTCTGCTCCACTACCTCTACGGCAAGGGCACGCACGAGGAGCACGTCGACCCGCACCTGGTCGCCTCCTTCGACCATCTGGCCCCCGACCCCGGCCGCGACCCCTCGGCCACGAAGAAGGACCTCGCTCACCTCCTCGACCAACCCCTCCACCTGCTCGACGCAGACCAGCGACCGAAGCAGCACGTGTGGCACTGCTCGGTGCGAGCCGCCCCCGACGACCCGATCCTGACCGACGACCAGTGGGCCGACATCGCCCGCCGCATCGTCGCGGCCACCGGCATCGACCCCGGCGACGGCGCCGGCTGCCGCTGGGCCGCCGTCCGCCACGCGGACGACCACATCCACATCATCGCCACCCTCGTCCGCGAAGACGGCCTCCGCCCCGACCACCACCGCTCCGGCAAACGCGCCCAGGCCGAAGCCCGCCTCATCGAAGCCGATTACGACCTCCATCGTGTTGCCCCTGGCGACGGCACTGCGGCGAAGCGCACCACCAGCGCCGAGCGGCACAAAGCCGATCGCCTGGGCTGGGACCGCGCTGCGCGCGAGGAGCTACGCGAGACCGTGCGCCGCGCGGTCGCCGGTGCCGCCTCCACCGACGAGTTCCTCGAACGACTCAAGGACGCCGGGCTTCTTGTGCGTACCAGGGTCCTGCCCTCCGGTGACGTGAAGGGCTACAAGGTCGCCTTGCCCGGTGATCGCAACGGGGACAAGGAGCCGATCTACTACGCCGGCTCTACGCTCGCCCCTGACCTGTCCCTGCCCCGGATCCAGGCACGCTTCACCACCGACTCCACCCCCCTGGGGATCGCCGATAGCGAGCGGCCGGAACGCTCTACCGCGTCCTCGGCACCCGCCGCGGCTCGGCGCACCACCGCCCACGCGGCCTGGGCGGCAGTACTCGTCCTCGACCACAGCAGCGACGAAGGCGCTGTTGCCGCCCAGATCGCCGCCACCGGCGAGGTCCTCGATGCTCTCGCCAAGACCTCGGCCCTCCACACCCGCGACGAACTGCGCCAGGCAGCATGGGAGTTCGAGCGTGCCTCCCGCTCCCACACCCGAGCCGAGTTCCGCCACGCGCAGGACCTGCGTCGGGCAGCCCGCGACCTGGTCTACAGCGGGCCCGCATTCGGCCGGGGCGAAGACGGGGCCAGCACCGCGATGGTCCTGGACACCTTGGTGTTCCTCGCCATCGCCGCCGCCCACTGGCACGCCCAACGTCAGCACGCCCAGCAGGCCGAAGCAGCGCGCCGGACCGCCGCGCACCTGCGGGCCGCCTACCAGCAGGCAGCCACCGAACCGCTCTCCGTGCTGCGCGAACGTGGCCGCTACATCGCCCCGCCTCTGCGCCGCCACCACGCCACCACCGTGCGCGCCGCCCTTCCCGACCTCGCCGAGACCATCCTGGCCGAAACCGGCTGGGACGCCTTGGCCGCAACCCTCGCCGACGCCGAACGCACCGGCCACAATCCCCGCGCCCTGCTCGCCGAGGCCGCCGCCGACCGGGAACTGGACACCGCCGATTCCGTCAGCGACGTTCTCGTCTGGCGTCTGCGCCGCACCGCAGATCTCCCGTTGTACGCCCCACCCCAGGAAGCCACCCAGGCCGACCGCCCCAACGATCACATGCCTGCCGCGCAGACAATGCCGATATCACCGACATCGCGGACACGGCGCCGTTGA
- a CDS encoding ThiF family adenylyltransferase has protein sequence MSTDYSRSVRLGGLAAGVEESTLRERMDGISIHLTADGHLPAAAETLEVLVADLRRWPVRLSLDPGRGPARLDDELIRRLVETAAGIDPDRPLRIGEAQGKASLHLHVGTAPPLGTAVAGTPDGHGVRLRHTGHPFPRLNAPGTGLGAVLTAAMLAGEAFKVVAGLPEGKFQVIPVVDFCPVLPGEQPGIVVAPLPALERVLLGGGGAIGTGIALVLDLLQVSGELTVVDREVFEKPNVTSYSIGTLADAAAGLPKVGLIDARLRRIEVTPFHGTIQASIEAVDAGTLPWPRIVLGGLDSVEARHDLQRLQVDLILDGSTGGPVGTTVALHEALPTGPCLRCYFKANHTGKSAEQRLHELTGLPLSRIARGQEPLTERDLESLDNQQRELVGQFLGRPVCGLVNSAELTGGTEDGFRPSAAFVAQQAACLVVGAWIARSTGLVSGPPRRIEYDTRFGPRPDQMIDHRLPTPGCVCQKDAALISLIREARRTRR, from the coding sequence GTGAGTACTGACTACAGCCGCAGCGTACGCCTGGGCGGCCTGGCCGCCGGCGTGGAAGAGAGCACCCTGCGGGAGCGGATGGACGGCATCTCGATCCACCTGACCGCGGACGGGCACCTGCCCGCGGCCGCCGAGACTCTCGAAGTACTGGTGGCGGACCTTCGCCGGTGGCCGGTCCGGCTGAGTCTGGACCCCGGCCGCGGACCGGCACGGCTCGACGACGAACTCATCCGCAGGCTGGTGGAAACGGCGGCCGGGATCGATCCGGACCGGCCTCTTCGCATCGGTGAGGCCCAGGGCAAGGCGTCGCTGCATCTCCACGTGGGAACAGCACCACCGCTGGGGACTGCGGTGGCCGGTACGCCGGACGGGCACGGGGTCCGTCTGCGGCACACCGGTCATCCTTTCCCCCGGCTCAACGCGCCCGGCACCGGGCTGGGCGCGGTCCTCACTGCGGCGATGCTGGCCGGCGAGGCGTTCAAGGTTGTTGCCGGGCTGCCGGAGGGGAAGTTTCAGGTGATCCCGGTGGTGGACTTCTGCCCCGTCCTCCCCGGTGAGCAGCCCGGGATCGTCGTCGCCCCGCTGCCTGCGCTGGAGCGGGTGCTGCTGGGCGGGGGCGGTGCGATCGGTACCGGCATCGCCCTGGTCTTGGACCTGCTGCAGGTTTCCGGCGAGTTGACGGTGGTGGACAGGGAGGTCTTCGAGAAACCGAACGTCACCTCGTACAGCATCGGTACCCTGGCCGACGCGGCTGCTGGCCTGCCGAAGGTGGGGTTGATCGACGCACGCCTACGGCGGATCGAGGTGACCCCGTTCCACGGGACGATCCAGGCTTCCATCGAGGCCGTCGATGCGGGCACCCTGCCGTGGCCCCGGATCGTCCTCGGCGGGCTGGACAGCGTCGAGGCCCGGCACGACCTGCAGCGGCTGCAGGTGGATCTCATCCTGGACGGGAGCACTGGCGGCCCGGTCGGCACCACTGTCGCCCTGCACGAGGCACTGCCCACCGGCCCCTGTCTGCGCTGCTACTTCAAGGCCAACCACACCGGGAAGAGCGCGGAGCAACGACTGCATGAACTGACCGGGCTCCCGCTATCCCGAATCGCCCGCGGGCAGGAGCCGCTGACCGAACGGGACCTGGAAAGCCTGGACAATCAACAGCGGGAGCTCGTCGGGCAGTTCCTCGGACGGCCGGTGTGCGGGCTGGTCAACTCGGCTGAGCTGACCGGTGGAACGGAGGACGGGTTCCGTCCTTCGGCCGCGTTCGTGGCCCAGCAGGCCGCCTGCCTGGTCGTCGGTGCCTGGATCGCACGGAGCACGGGCCTGGTCAGCGGGCCTCCACGACGCATCGAGTACGACACCCGCTTCGGCCCCCGGCCCGACCAGATGATCGACCACCGACTTCCCACCCCCGGGTGCGTGTGCCAGAAGGACGCTGCTCTCATCAGCCTCATCCGAGAAGCCCGACGCACCCGCCGTTGA
- a CDS encoding Mov34/MPN/PAD-1 family protein — MTTATRRLMLPAGAADPVLQEIRRHGLADQETGALLLTGQSDMHVLVMAVAGTAGIVRGPGLFTVSAVAYDRLFTFAEERFYRVRAMIHSHPEEAFLSRTDRAYSLRVPGFVSAVVPTYAAPPTDPASWGWWRFEQDWVPCTAPVVDPALPPVRTVMFDEEGVREY; from the coding sequence ATGACCACCGCCACGAGAAGGCTGATGCTGCCGGCAGGCGCGGCCGACCCGGTACTCCAGGAGATTCGGCGCCACGGGCTGGCCGACCAGGAGACCGGCGCGCTGCTGCTCACCGGGCAGTCGGACATGCATGTGCTGGTCATGGCGGTGGCCGGGACGGCGGGGATCGTGCGGGGTCCGGGTCTGTTCACGGTGAGCGCGGTCGCGTACGACCGGCTGTTCACCTTCGCCGAGGAACGGTTCTACCGAGTGCGGGCGATGATCCACTCGCACCCCGAGGAGGCTTTCCTGTCGCGGACCGACCGCGCGTACTCGTTGCGGGTGCCAGGGTTCGTTAGCGCTGTCGTCCCGACCTACGCGGCGCCGCCCACCGACCCGGCGTCGTGGGGGTGGTGGCGTTTCGAGCAGGACTGGGTGCCCTGCACCGCTCCGGTTGTCGACCCGGCGCTGCCCCCGGTGCGAACGGTTATGTTCGACGAGGAGGGCGTCCGTGAGTACTGA